A window of the Helianthus annuus cultivar XRQ/B chromosome 4, HanXRQr2.0-SUNRISE, whole genome shotgun sequence genome harbors these coding sequences:
- the LOC110937479 gene encoding probable ADP-ribosylation factor GTPase-activating protein AGD11 isoform X1, producing MSVRKQRPDADHLSGASLSDLLNLDDEENYSDELDDEETPSAGAKRKLANFLSVSGNDLCADCGSPDPKWVSANLGVFVCIKCSGVHRSLGVHISKILSVNLDEWTEEDVDNVIQLGGNTAINLKYEDSIPNNFRKPLPDASIDERTDFIKRKYVMQQFSNPDEHLSCPFTPAAINCSSTGVNPVVEKKYLNSMRLHNFGQAFLNTRKRKDAEKKSNSMAGMVEFVGMIKVNVVSGTNLVIRDVRSSDPYVMISLGTQSMKTRVIRSSLNPVWNEKLMLSIPHDVPPLKVNVFDKDKFSTDDFMGEAEIDIRPLVSVAKALENNGNANGPSKQLENMDEGKDKNTHVNNGTITVTDGKAKQDIALKLQNVESGELQIEIECVALTQ from the exons ATGTCTGTGAGGAAACAAAGACCGGATGCAGATCATTTATCAG GAGCTTCTCTTTCTGACCTCTTAAATTTAGATGATGAAGAAAACTATAGTGATGAGTTAGATGATGAAGAGACACCATCTGCAG GTGCAAAACGGAAGCTTGCAAACTTTTTATCTGTATCTGGTAATGATTTATGTGCAGATTGTGGATCACCTGATCCAAAATGGGT ATCTGCAAATCTTGGAGTATTTGTTTGCATCAAGTGTTCTGGAGTACATAGAAGCCTTGGAGTGCACATATCAAAG ATATTATCAGTGAATCTGGATGAATGGACAGAGGAAGATGTTGATAATGTGATACAACTTGGTGGAAATACCGCGATAAATTTGAAATATGAGGACAGCATTCCAAACAACTTTAGGAAACCGCTACCGGATGCTTCCATAGACGAGCGTACAGATTTTATCAA GAGAAAGTATGTAATGCAACAATTTTCAAACCCTGACGAGCACCTGTCTTGCCCCTTCACTCCAGCAGCCATCAACTGCAGTTCAACAGGAGTGAATCCTGTAGTGGAAAAGAAATATTTAAACAGTATGCGTTTACATAATTTTGGTCAAGCATTTCTCAACACCAGAAAAAGAAAAGATGCCGAAAAGAAAAGTAATTCAATG GCAGGTATGGTGGAATTTGTTGGTATGATAAAAGTCAATGTGGTCAGCGGCACAAACCTTGTTATCAGAGATGTGAGGAGTAGTGATCCTTATGTTATGATCTCATTAGGAACCCAA TCAATGAAGACACGAGTTATAAGGAGCAGCCTCAATCCCGTCTGGAATGAAAAGTTAATGTTATCGATTCCTCACGATGTTCCACCTTTGAAAGTG AACGTTTTTGACAAGGATAAGTTTTCAACGGATGATTTTATGGGTGAGGCTGAGATTGATATCCGACCCTTGGTTTCTGTTGCCAAAGCGTTAGAGAACAATGGTAATGCCAACGGGCCATCAAAGCAACTTGAAAACATGGATGAaggaaaagacaaaaatacccatGTCAATAACGGTACCATCACAGTGACAGACGGGAAGGCAAAGCAAGACATTGCGCTAAAGCTGCAAAACGTTGAGAGCGGTGAACTGCAGATAGAGATTGAATGTGTGGCTCTAACCCAATAG
- the LOC110937481 gene encoding uncharacterized protein LOC110937481 isoform X2, which yields MEGFTLPCASTSLPTSLPLLQYPLKFSPSFRNSKCFSRHINTCMKLHPIRISSLRATATQETVVEASEIESQYVEIGYISSVHGLQGEVRVKPNTDFPELRFSEPGKRWLKQQMLGREIIKEVELLEGRGHHGQKSWIVKFNNVDKVEQAQQLVGSTILVLDEDRPELEEGDFYARDLAGMRVMLKETGEAVGTVVNVFDAGGNDLLQVKLDSSLETIDKNGNLKSEAPLVWIPFVEAIVPHVDLNNREMIITPPKGLLELNVRSDERSKKERRQLEWKERKKFQKQLIAAKKKLIEMDQKHVFDGLRYGEKDQRSLLADQIVDVNSQLLQVALQTIEKPSDRWQFSKFLAAYDTQKTRDVFKVSNGCLVSEDVKPTSSKIAERRSALISSGKVANILVVEGDTLKTSNSEGMDSLIQRLDEMENRQTTPLILICPDNTIETFQNLMANNDYFGFDPEKVWILEEEKIPVVNSSPGENKKHKILMKSPWEILQTPVGSGGVISLLSSNNVLESLAAMGVEYIEISSVDQRHVGGENLLSLVDSSEAHVGIKTFNGIDGADNDFYLVFSINFLTQLTKRVNKLTFDAVLRSNQHVEMVDKEWVDITPSSHNSYEFRSSIYTCLEGCSLDKVCVMEIVD from the exons atgGAGGGTTTTACTCTTCCATGTGCTTCCACCTCTCTTCCTACTTCACTTCCGCTTCTCCAatatcctcttaaattctcacctTCTTTCAGAAATTCTAAATGTTTCAGTCGACACATCAACACTTGTATGAAACTTCATCCAATTCGCATATCTTCTCTGCGTGCTACTG CTACTCAAGAGACTGTTGTTGAAGCTAGTGAGATCGAGTCCCAATATGTTGAGATTGGGTACATATCTAGTGTTCATGGACTACAAGGGGAGGTTCGAGTGAAGCCTAACACGGATTTTCCAGAATTGAGGTTTTCAGAG CCgggaaaaagatggttgaagCAACAAATGTTGGGTAGAGAAATAATTAAAGAAGTTGAATTGTTGGAGGGAAGAGGACACCATGGACAGAAGAGTTGGATAGTTAAATTTAACAATGTTGACAAAGTAGAGCAG GCTCAACAGCTTGTTGGGTCAACTATACTTGTATTAGATGAAGATAGACCAGAGTTGGAGGAAGGTGATTTCTATGCCCGTGATCTTGCTGGCATGAGGGTTATGCTTAAG GAAACTGGCGAAGCTGTGGGAACCGTTGTGAATGTTTTTGATGCTGGAGGAAATGATctcttacaagttaaacttgattcatctTTAGAGACGATAGACAAAAATGGAAACCTGAAATCAGAAGCACCCCTTGTTTGGATCCCATTTGTTGAAGCGATCGTTCCTCATGTTGATTTAAATAACAGAGAAATGATAATTACACCTCCTAAAGGGCTCCTTGAGTTGAATGTACGCTCTGATGAGAGGTCAAAGAAAGAACGTCGACAACTT GAATGGAAAGAGAGGAAAAAGTTTCAAAAACAGCTTATAGCAGCAAAAAAGAAACTGATTGAAATGGATCAGAAGCATGTTTTCGACGGGCTTAGATATGGTGAGAAAGATCAAAGGAGCCTGCTAGCAGATCAAATTGTAGACGTTAACTCGCAACTGCTTCAAGTAGCATTACAGACTATTGAGAAACCTTCTGACAG ATGGCAGTTTTCCAAGTTCTTAGCAGCTTATGACACGCAAAAAACGAGAGATGTTTTTAAGGTTTCAAACGGCTGTCTCGTTAGTGAAGATGTGAAGCCCACAAGTTCCAAGATAGCAGAGAGGCGTAGTGCTCTGATATCCAGTGGCAAAGTTGCAAATATTTTGGTTGTTGAGGGTGATACGCTTAAAACTTCCAACTCTGAAGGGATGGATAGTCTCATCCAAAGATTAGATGAG ATGGAAAACCGTCAAACGACACCTTTGATTCTTATCTGCCCTGATAACACAATCGAAACGTTTCAAAACTTGATGGCAAACAATGACTACTTCGGCTTTGACCCTGAAAAG GTTTGGATTTTGGAAGAAGAAAAAATACCAGTTGTAAATTCTTCACCTGGagaaaataaaaaacacaaaatCTTGATGAAATCACCATGGGAAATACTCCAAACACCAGTTGGATCTGGTGGCGTAATTAGCTTACTTTCATCCAACAATGTTTTAGAGTCTCTTGCTGCAATGGGCGTTGAGTATATCGAG ATTTCTAGTGTTGATCAGAGACATGTAGGTGGGGAGAATCTGCTTAGTTTGGTGGATTCAAGTGAAGCGCATGTTGGAATAAAAACGTTCAATGGCATTGATGGCGCTGATAACGATTTCTACCTGGTTTTTTCCATTAATTTTTTGACACAGTTGACTAAGCGGGTCAACAAGTTGACTTTCGATGCTGTCTTAAGGTCAAACCAGCATGTGGAGATGGTTGACAAGGAGTGGGTTGACATAACACCCTCATCACATAACTCGTATGAGTTTCGTTCTTCAATTTATACTTGTTTAGAAGGTTGTTCTCTTGACAAGGTTTGTGTAATGGAGATTGTGGATTAG
- the LOC110937481 gene encoding uncharacterized protein LOC110937481 isoform X1, protein MEGFTLPCASTSLPTSLPLLQYPLKFSPSFRNSKCFSRHINTCMKLHPIRISSLRATVSATQETVVEASEIESQYVEIGYISSVHGLQGEVRVKPNTDFPELRFSEPGKRWLKQQMLGREIIKEVELLEGRGHHGQKSWIVKFNNVDKVEQAQQLVGSTILVLDEDRPELEEGDFYARDLAGMRVMLKETGEAVGTVVNVFDAGGNDLLQVKLDSSLETIDKNGNLKSEAPLVWIPFVEAIVPHVDLNNREMIITPPKGLLELNVRSDERSKKERRQLEWKERKKFQKQLIAAKKKLIEMDQKHVFDGLRYGEKDQRSLLADQIVDVNSQLLQVALQTIEKPSDRWQFSKFLAAYDTQKTRDVFKVSNGCLVSEDVKPTSSKIAERRSALISSGKVANILVVEGDTLKTSNSEGMDSLIQRLDEMENRQTTPLILICPDNTIETFQNLMANNDYFGFDPEKVWILEEEKIPVVNSSPGENKKHKILMKSPWEILQTPVGSGGVISLLSSNNVLESLAAMGVEYIEISSVDQRHVGGENLLSLVDSSEAHVGIKTFNGIDGADNDFYLVFSINFLTQLTKRVNKLTFDAVLRSNQHVEMVDKEWVDITPSSHNSYEFRSSIYTCLEGCSLDKVCVMEIVD, encoded by the exons atgGAGGGTTTTACTCTTCCATGTGCTTCCACCTCTCTTCCTACTTCACTTCCGCTTCTCCAatatcctcttaaattctcacctTCTTTCAGAAATTCTAAATGTTTCAGTCGACACATCAACACTTGTATGAAACTTCATCCAATTCGCATATCTTCTCTGCGTGCTACTG TTTCAGCTACTCAAGAGACTGTTGTTGAAGCTAGTGAGATCGAGTCCCAATATGTTGAGATTGGGTACATATCTAGTGTTCATGGACTACAAGGGGAGGTTCGAGTGAAGCCTAACACGGATTTTCCAGAATTGAGGTTTTCAGAG CCgggaaaaagatggttgaagCAACAAATGTTGGGTAGAGAAATAATTAAAGAAGTTGAATTGTTGGAGGGAAGAGGACACCATGGACAGAAGAGTTGGATAGTTAAATTTAACAATGTTGACAAAGTAGAGCAG GCTCAACAGCTTGTTGGGTCAACTATACTTGTATTAGATGAAGATAGACCAGAGTTGGAGGAAGGTGATTTCTATGCCCGTGATCTTGCTGGCATGAGGGTTATGCTTAAG GAAACTGGCGAAGCTGTGGGAACCGTTGTGAATGTTTTTGATGCTGGAGGAAATGATctcttacaagttaaacttgattcatctTTAGAGACGATAGACAAAAATGGAAACCTGAAATCAGAAGCACCCCTTGTTTGGATCCCATTTGTTGAAGCGATCGTTCCTCATGTTGATTTAAATAACAGAGAAATGATAATTACACCTCCTAAAGGGCTCCTTGAGTTGAATGTACGCTCTGATGAGAGGTCAAAGAAAGAACGTCGACAACTT GAATGGAAAGAGAGGAAAAAGTTTCAAAAACAGCTTATAGCAGCAAAAAAGAAACTGATTGAAATGGATCAGAAGCATGTTTTCGACGGGCTTAGATATGGTGAGAAAGATCAAAGGAGCCTGCTAGCAGATCAAATTGTAGACGTTAACTCGCAACTGCTTCAAGTAGCATTACAGACTATTGAGAAACCTTCTGACAG ATGGCAGTTTTCCAAGTTCTTAGCAGCTTATGACACGCAAAAAACGAGAGATGTTTTTAAGGTTTCAAACGGCTGTCTCGTTAGTGAAGATGTGAAGCCCACAAGTTCCAAGATAGCAGAGAGGCGTAGTGCTCTGATATCCAGTGGCAAAGTTGCAAATATTTTGGTTGTTGAGGGTGATACGCTTAAAACTTCCAACTCTGAAGGGATGGATAGTCTCATCCAAAGATTAGATGAG ATGGAAAACCGTCAAACGACACCTTTGATTCTTATCTGCCCTGATAACACAATCGAAACGTTTCAAAACTTGATGGCAAACAATGACTACTTCGGCTTTGACCCTGAAAAG GTTTGGATTTTGGAAGAAGAAAAAATACCAGTTGTAAATTCTTCACCTGGagaaaataaaaaacacaaaatCTTGATGAAATCACCATGGGAAATACTCCAAACACCAGTTGGATCTGGTGGCGTAATTAGCTTACTTTCATCCAACAATGTTTTAGAGTCTCTTGCTGCAATGGGCGTTGAGTATATCGAG ATTTCTAGTGTTGATCAGAGACATGTAGGTGGGGAGAATCTGCTTAGTTTGGTGGATTCAAGTGAAGCGCATGTTGGAATAAAAACGTTCAATGGCATTGATGGCGCTGATAACGATTTCTACCTGGTTTTTTCCATTAATTTTTTGACACAGTTGACTAAGCGGGTCAACAAGTTGACTTTCGATGCTGTCTTAAGGTCAAACCAGCATGTGGAGATGGTTGACAAGGAGTGGGTTGACATAACACCCTCATCACATAACTCGTATGAGTTTCGTTCTTCAATTTATACTTGTTTAGAAGGTTGTTCTCTTGACAAGGTTTGTGTAATGGAGATTGTGGATTAG
- the LOC110937479 gene encoding probable ADP-ribosylation factor GTPase-activating protein AGD11 isoform X3 — MSVRKQRPDADHLSGASLSDLLNLDDEENYSDELDDEETPSAGAKRKLANFLSVSGNDLCADCGSPDPKWVSANLGVFVCIKCSGVHRSLGVHISKILSVNLDEWTEEDVDNVIQLGGNTAINLKYEDSIPNNFRKPLPDASIDERTDFIKRKYVMQQFSNPDEHLSCPFTPAAINCSSTGVNPVVEKKYLNSMRLHNFGQAFLNTRKRKDAEKKSNSMAGMVEFVGMIKVNVVSGTNLVIRDVRSSDPYVMISLGTQSMKTRVIRSSLNPVWNEKLMLSIPHDVPPLKVLCRTFLTRISFQRMILWVRLRLISDPWFLLPKR; from the exons ATGTCTGTGAGGAAACAAAGACCGGATGCAGATCATTTATCAG GAGCTTCTCTTTCTGACCTCTTAAATTTAGATGATGAAGAAAACTATAGTGATGAGTTAGATGATGAAGAGACACCATCTGCAG GTGCAAAACGGAAGCTTGCAAACTTTTTATCTGTATCTGGTAATGATTTATGTGCAGATTGTGGATCACCTGATCCAAAATGGGT ATCTGCAAATCTTGGAGTATTTGTTTGCATCAAGTGTTCTGGAGTACATAGAAGCCTTGGAGTGCACATATCAAAG ATATTATCAGTGAATCTGGATGAATGGACAGAGGAAGATGTTGATAATGTGATACAACTTGGTGGAAATACCGCGATAAATTTGAAATATGAGGACAGCATTCCAAACAACTTTAGGAAACCGCTACCGGATGCTTCCATAGACGAGCGTACAGATTTTATCAA GAGAAAGTATGTAATGCAACAATTTTCAAACCCTGACGAGCACCTGTCTTGCCCCTTCACTCCAGCAGCCATCAACTGCAGTTCAACAGGAGTGAATCCTGTAGTGGAAAAGAAATATTTAAACAGTATGCGTTTACATAATTTTGGTCAAGCATTTCTCAACACCAGAAAAAGAAAAGATGCCGAAAAGAAAAGTAATTCAATG GCAGGTATGGTGGAATTTGTTGGTATGATAAAAGTCAATGTGGTCAGCGGCACAAACCTTGTTATCAGAGATGTGAGGAGTAGTGATCCTTATGTTATGATCTCATTAGGAACCCAA TCAATGAAGACACGAGTTATAAGGAGCAGCCTCAATCCCGTCTGGAATGAAAAGTTAATGTTATCGATTCCTCACGATGTTCCACCTTTGAAAGTG TTATGCAGAACGTTTTTGACAAGGATAAGTTTTCAACGGATGATTTTATGGGTGAGGCTGAGATTGATATCCGACCCTTGGTTTCTGTTGCCAAAGCGTTAG
- the LOC110937479 gene encoding probable ADP-ribosylation factor GTPase-activating protein AGD11 isoform X2 — protein MSVRKQRPDADHLSGAKRKLANFLSVSGNDLCADCGSPDPKWVSANLGVFVCIKCSGVHRSLGVHISKILSVNLDEWTEEDVDNVIQLGGNTAINLKYEDSIPNNFRKPLPDASIDERTDFIKRKYVMQQFSNPDEHLSCPFTPAAINCSSTGVNPVVEKKYLNSMRLHNFGQAFLNTRKRKDAEKKSNSMAGMVEFVGMIKVNVVSGTNLVIRDVRSSDPYVMISLGTQSMKTRVIRSSLNPVWNEKLMLSIPHDVPPLKVNVFDKDKFSTDDFMGEAEIDIRPLVSVAKALENNGNANGPSKQLENMDEGKDKNTHVNNGTITVTDGKAKQDIALKLQNVESGELQIEIECVALTQ, from the exons ATGTCTGTGAGGAAACAAAGACCGGATGCAGATCATTTATCAG GTGCAAAACGGAAGCTTGCAAACTTTTTATCTGTATCTGGTAATGATTTATGTGCAGATTGTGGATCACCTGATCCAAAATGGGT ATCTGCAAATCTTGGAGTATTTGTTTGCATCAAGTGTTCTGGAGTACATAGAAGCCTTGGAGTGCACATATCAAAG ATATTATCAGTGAATCTGGATGAATGGACAGAGGAAGATGTTGATAATGTGATACAACTTGGTGGAAATACCGCGATAAATTTGAAATATGAGGACAGCATTCCAAACAACTTTAGGAAACCGCTACCGGATGCTTCCATAGACGAGCGTACAGATTTTATCAA GAGAAAGTATGTAATGCAACAATTTTCAAACCCTGACGAGCACCTGTCTTGCCCCTTCACTCCAGCAGCCATCAACTGCAGTTCAACAGGAGTGAATCCTGTAGTGGAAAAGAAATATTTAAACAGTATGCGTTTACATAATTTTGGTCAAGCATTTCTCAACACCAGAAAAAGAAAAGATGCCGAAAAGAAAAGTAATTCAATG GCAGGTATGGTGGAATTTGTTGGTATGATAAAAGTCAATGTGGTCAGCGGCACAAACCTTGTTATCAGAGATGTGAGGAGTAGTGATCCTTATGTTATGATCTCATTAGGAACCCAA TCAATGAAGACACGAGTTATAAGGAGCAGCCTCAATCCCGTCTGGAATGAAAAGTTAATGTTATCGATTCCTCACGATGTTCCACCTTTGAAAGTG AACGTTTTTGACAAGGATAAGTTTTCAACGGATGATTTTATGGGTGAGGCTGAGATTGATATCCGACCCTTGGTTTCTGTTGCCAAAGCGTTAGAGAACAATGGTAATGCCAACGGGCCATCAAAGCAACTTGAAAACATGGATGAaggaaaagacaaaaatacccatGTCAATAACGGTACCATCACAGTGACAGACGGGAAGGCAAAGCAAGACATTGCGCTAAAGCTGCAAAACGTTGAGAGCGGTGAACTGCAGATAGAGATTGAATGTGTGGCTCTAACCCAATAG